The Nitrospirota bacterium genome window below encodes:
- a CDS encoding DNA polymerase III subunit alpha — protein MASSFVHLHLHTQFSLLDGANQIEPLVQQIKAFGQPAVAMTDHGNMFGAIEFYRKATDAGIKPIIGCEAYMALGSRHAKKDSGLAHNDYYHLILLARNLTGYQNLIKLVSKAYLEGFYYKPRMDKEILKEHHEGLIALSGCLSGEIPYLIGQKDMVGAMAVASEFQEIFGKEHFYLEVQANGLEHQRVANTGLLEIAKKMDIPLAGTNDCHYLKKEDCRPHELMLCLQTGKTISDKTRMRFDTDQLYVKSTEEVTAAFIEFPNAVANTCRIADNCDLQLALNTTHLPQYTVPEGFTRETYLEHLALKGLAARLQERSSQILPVTYELRLREELTIICSMGFAGYFLIVWDIIKFARSRNIPVGPGRGSAAGSLVAYALRITDLDPLVYALLFERFLNPERVSLPDIDMDFCMERRGEVINYVVDKYGKDHVAQIITFGTLGAKAAIRDVGRVLEIPYAEVDRVAKLVPNQLNMTLQQALDQEPKLLELVETDTRVKELMGIARSLEGLARHASTHAAGVVISEGPLTDHVPLYKGANDEIVTQYSMGDVEKIGLVKFDFLGLKTLTMIKRAETLINERHSGQPPLVMEQIPFDDSKTFALLSSGKTIGLFQLESSGMRDLLTGLKPDRFEDIIAIIALYRPGPMDLIPDFIKRKQGKIPIVYEVPELEPILKDTYGVIVYQEQVMAIANKVAGFSLGQADILRRAMGKKKPEEMERLRAQFLAGAKTNKIPEKKADKLYELIQKFAGYGFNKSHAAAYAVICYQTGYLKAHYPTEFMAALMTTDMGNADKLVAYFTECRDLNIKVLPPDVNESYKNFTVAEHAIRFGLAAIKNVGEGAVESIIAIRNQAGPFRSFFDFCRRVDLHKVNKRMLEGLIKTGAFDSTGAKRSQLAAVLDQAVEDGAAAQRERELGQTNIFGDELGGRDSAEHPAMPPLPNIPEWDQSERLKQERELTGFYISSHPLARYEATIQALATASTMNLPELPDGREVKLCGIITTVKSMLTKKGDRMAYLTLEDLQGVVEIIVFPDLYKHAADLLVPERLVRITGTVDRGEKGTKIRGSKIEPLVELQTQTIKRVHIRLVDHPNMTEQLPRLREVIGRHPGNTTVSLTFLMDSALEAETAPLPRLTVTPSERFVEDVEEVLGKGAIFLLS, from the coding sequence ATGGCTTCGTCCTTTGTGCATCTCCATCTCCATACCCAGTTCAGTCTTTTAGACGGTGCGAATCAGATCGAGCCGCTCGTGCAACAGATCAAGGCCTTTGGCCAGCCGGCTGTCGCCATGACCGATCATGGCAATATGTTCGGCGCCATCGAGTTCTACCGGAAAGCCACAGATGCGGGCATAAAGCCCATCATCGGCTGCGAAGCCTACATGGCGCTGGGTAGCCGGCATGCGAAGAAAGACAGCGGGCTCGCCCACAATGACTACTACCACCTGATTCTCCTTGCTCGAAACCTCACCGGCTATCAGAATTTGATCAAACTAGTAAGCAAAGCATACCTTGAAGGATTCTACTATAAGCCGCGGATGGACAAGGAGATTCTAAAAGAGCACCATGAAGGACTGATCGCTTTGTCCGGCTGCTTGAGCGGCGAGATTCCTTACCTGATCGGCCAGAAAGACATGGTCGGCGCGATGGCTGTGGCTAGTGAGTTTCAGGAAATATTCGGCAAGGAGCACTTCTATCTCGAAGTACAGGCGAACGGGCTGGAACACCAACGAGTGGCAAATACCGGCTTGCTCGAGATTGCCAAGAAGATGGATATCCCTCTGGCCGGCACGAACGATTGTCACTATCTCAAAAAAGAAGACTGCCGCCCGCATGAGCTGATGCTGTGTCTCCAAACCGGCAAGACCATCAGCGACAAGACGCGCATGAGGTTCGATACGGATCAGCTCTATGTGAAATCGACAGAAGAAGTGACGGCTGCCTTTATCGAATTCCCCAATGCCGTTGCCAATACCTGCCGGATTGCAGACAACTGCGACCTTCAACTCGCGCTGAATACCACACATCTTCCGCAGTACACAGTTCCCGAAGGCTTCACGCGAGAAACCTATTTGGAGCACCTGGCGCTGAAGGGGTTGGCGGCCAGATTGCAAGAACGATCCAGCCAGATCCTGCCGGTCACCTATGAGCTTCGCCTGCGTGAGGAACTGACGATCATCTGCTCGATGGGATTTGCCGGCTATTTTCTCATCGTATGGGACATCATCAAGTTTGCACGCTCACGCAATATTCCGGTCGGCCCAGGGCGCGGGTCCGCCGCCGGGAGCCTCGTCGCTTACGCGCTGCGCATCACGGACCTCGACCCCCTTGTGTATGCGCTTCTCTTCGAACGGTTCCTGAATCCCGAGCGTGTCTCGCTTCCGGATATCGACATGGACTTCTGCATGGAACGCCGGGGCGAGGTCATCAATTATGTGGTCGACAAGTATGGCAAAGATCATGTCGCCCAGATCATTACCTTCGGGACGCTTGGAGCAAAAGCCGCAATCCGTGATGTGGGGCGTGTGCTGGAAATCCCTTATGCCGAAGTCGATCGCGTGGCCAAACTCGTGCCGAATCAGCTCAACATGACGCTCCAGCAGGCACTGGACCAAGAACCGAAGCTGCTCGAGCTCGTTGAGACCGACACAAGGGTCAAAGAACTGATGGGCATTGCCCGTTCACTCGAAGGGCTGGCCAGACATGCCTCGACTCACGCCGCCGGCGTGGTGATTTCTGAAGGTCCCCTCACGGACCACGTGCCGCTCTATAAAGGAGCCAACGATGAAATTGTCACCCAATATTCGATGGGAGACGTCGAAAAAATCGGGCTCGTCAAATTCGACTTTCTGGGCCTCAAGACTCTGACTATGATCAAACGGGCCGAGACGTTGATCAATGAACGGCATTCCGGACAGCCACCGTTGGTCATGGAACAGATACCATTCGACGACTCCAAGACCTTTGCCCTCCTTTCCTCGGGAAAAACAATCGGTCTCTTTCAGCTGGAAAGCTCCGGGATGCGAGACCTGCTGACCGGCCTGAAGCCGGACCGCTTCGAGGACATCATCGCCATTATCGCGCTCTATCGTCCCGGCCCAATGGACTTGATTCCTGACTTCATCAAACGCAAGCAGGGCAAGATTCCAATCGTCTACGAGGTGCCGGAACTCGAACCGATCTTGAAGGACACCTACGGGGTCATCGTCTATCAAGAACAGGTGATGGCGATCGCCAACAAGGTGGCGGGCTTCTCGCTGGGCCAAGCCGACATCCTCCGACGCGCGATGGGCAAGAAGAAGCCGGAGGAGATGGAGAGGCTGCGCGCCCAGTTCCTCGCCGGCGCCAAAACGAACAAGATCCCGGAAAAGAAGGCGGACAAGCTCTACGAACTGATCCAGAAATTCGCCGGCTACGGCTTCAACAAATCGCACGCCGCCGCCTATGCCGTCATCTGCTATCAAACCGGCTATTTGAAAGCGCACTATCCGACCGAGTTCATGGCTGCCCTCATGACCACCGACATGGGCAACGCCGACAAACTCGTCGCCTACTTCACGGAATGCCGTGACCTCAACATCAAGGTCCTGCCTCCTGACGTCAACGAAAGCTATAAGAACTTCACCGTGGCGGAGCATGCCATCCGGTTCGGCTTGGCAGCCATCAAGAATGTCGGCGAGGGCGCTGTCGAATCAATCATCGCGATTCGGAATCAAGCGGGCCCCTTCAGATCTTTCTTCGACTTCTGCCGACGCGTCGATCTCCACAAAGTCAACAAGAGGATGCTGGAAGGGTTGATCAAGACCGGCGCCTTCGATTCGACCGGCGCGAAACGTTCTCAATTGGCTGCGGTCCTGGATCAAGCTGTCGAAGACGGTGCGGCAGCACAGCGGGAACGGGAGCTGGGGCAGACGAACATTTTCGGGGATGAGCTGGGAGGGCGAGACTCGGCCGAGCATCCAGCCATGCCGCCTCTGCCCAACATTCCTGAATGGGACCAATCCGAGCGACTGAAACAGGAGCGGGAGTTGACCGGTTTCTATATTTCGTCCCACCCTCTGGCTCGCTATGAGGCTACCATCCAGGCACTCGCGACCGCCTCGACCATGAACCTGCCGGAATTGCCGGACGGTCGGGAGGTAAAACTCTGCGGTATTATCACGACCGTAAAGAGCATGCTGACCAAGAAGGGCGACCGGATGGCCTATCTGACCCTGGAAGACCTCCAAGGCGTGGTTGAAATCATCGTCTTTCCGGATCTCTATAAACATGCCGCAGACTTGCTTGTCCCGGAACGACTCGTGCGCATCACCGGCACAGTAGACCGGGGAGAGAAAGGCACGAAGATTCGAGGGAGTAAAATTGAACCCCTCGTTGAGCTGCAGACCCAAACCATCAAGCGAGTCCATATACGACTGGTGGATCACCCCAATATGACAGAACAGTTGCCGCGCCTCCGCGAGGTCATTGGGCGTCACCCTGGAAATACGACCGTTTCGCTCACGTTCCTGATGGATTCAGCGCTGGAAGCCGAAACGGCCCCCCTCCCCCGTCTCACGGTCACCCCCAGTGAACGATTTGTGGAAGATGTTGAAGAAGTGCTAGGCAAAGGTGCCATTTTTCTGCTATCGTAG
- a CDS encoding C1 family peptidase — protein sequence MARGKATAGKPRKPSAAGIPIRNVVPDRLDLRDRLYMPPVAVVPDLAFEPKTDIPVLDQGHTNACTGFALATVVCHLQQAAKRKRKDCCVSPFMLYSMARRYDEFPGAPDIDTGSSLRGAMKGWYKHGACSDKLWPSETMPSPHVTKCSDDWWLDAVQRPLGAYYRVDTRSVTDMHVALNEIGILYASAVCHSGWEEGFKQTAHSKAGYWMIPDRKASPSDGGHAFAIVGYNQDGFIIHNSWGTAWGTEGRAVLSYEDWLDHAMDCWVAQLGVVTELHLMIAHSPTLRLDAGRVQLAGEPSLRKREISPFIIDMENNGRLSNTGDFRTQESDLTALVTDHLGMARAAWGLGKNDAVDIAIYAHGGLTSEDDAGETAGKWIPALYEQKIFPIFMMWETDLWSTLKARLEDVLKGQERPTGGFFDGAKSWWNERLEKLLARPGTAIWNEMKQNADVISSTADSGGMKLYRACQQSPYFADLSKVRLHLIGHSAGSILHSHVVHRMGEQGWTFETVNFMAPAVRVDLFEETVLSAIKAGKVKRFNQFHLSDDMEQKDPTCKPILGYSRSLLYLVSQSLEQGRTTPILGLEKYFNDMMASKQLANVYSWAAPGKETKSTTHGGFDDDQVTMRSVIALMKGKLF from the coding sequence ATGGCAAGGGGCAAAGCGACAGCTGGAAAGCCGAGGAAGCCCTCCGCTGCAGGTATCCCGATACGCAACGTGGTCCCCGACCGGCTTGATCTACGTGACAGACTCTATATGCCGCCGGTTGCGGTTGTGCCGGACTTGGCGTTCGAGCCAAAGACCGACATCCCGGTGCTTGATCAGGGACATACCAACGCCTGTACGGGATTCGCACTAGCCACGGTTGTCTGTCACCTCCAGCAAGCAGCCAAACGTAAGCGGAAGGATTGTTGCGTCTCACCCTTCATGTTGTATTCGATGGCGCGGCGTTACGATGAATTTCCCGGGGCGCCGGATATCGACACAGGATCGAGCCTGCGCGGGGCGATGAAAGGTTGGTACAAACACGGGGCCTGCTCGGACAAGCTGTGGCCCTCGGAGACCATGCCGAGTCCCCATGTCACAAAATGCTCGGACGATTGGTGGCTCGATGCCGTGCAACGTCCGCTCGGGGCCTACTACCGCGTCGACACGCGATCGGTTACCGATATGCACGTCGCACTCAACGAGATCGGTATTCTCTATGCCAGTGCCGTGTGTCATTCAGGTTGGGAAGAGGGATTCAAGCAGACAGCACATTCCAAAGCCGGGTACTGGATGATTCCAGATCGCAAGGCAAGCCCCAGTGACGGCGGCCATGCCTTTGCGATCGTCGGCTATAACCAAGACGGGTTCATTATCCATAACTCGTGGGGGACTGCTTGGGGAACGGAGGGTCGCGCCGTATTATCGTATGAAGACTGGCTCGACCATGCCATGGACTGTTGGGTGGCCCAACTTGGGGTAGTGACTGAGTTGCATCTGATGATTGCACACTCGCCCACCCTGCGTCTGGATGCCGGTAGGGTGCAGCTGGCCGGCGAGCCTTCGTTACGCAAACGCGAGATTAGCCCCTTTATCATCGATATGGAGAACAATGGCCGTCTCAGTAACACCGGTGATTTTCGCACACAGGAATCCGACCTCACGGCGCTGGTCACGGACCATCTCGGCATGGCTCGAGCAGCATGGGGGTTGGGCAAGAACGACGCCGTCGACATTGCGATTTACGCGCATGGCGGTCTCACGTCCGAAGATGATGCGGGGGAAACCGCAGGAAAATGGATTCCCGCTCTGTATGAACAGAAGATCTTCCCCATCTTTATGATGTGGGAGACGGACCTCTGGTCCACGCTCAAGGCACGCCTTGAGGATGTCCTCAAGGGCCAGGAGCGTCCGACCGGCGGATTCTTCGACGGCGCCAAGAGTTGGTGGAATGAGCGGCTCGAAAAACTACTGGCCAGGCCAGGGACGGCGATCTGGAATGAGATGAAACAAAATGCGGATGTCATCTCCAGTACAGCCGACAGTGGAGGCATGAAGCTCTACAGGGCCTGCCAACAATCGCCCTACTTTGCCGATCTGTCCAAGGTGCGCCTGCATCTCATCGGCCATTCGGCTGGTTCTATCTTGCACAGTCATGTGGTCCATCGAATGGGAGAGCAGGGTTGGACGTTCGAGACTGTGAACTTCATGGCTCCGGCGGTGCGAGTCGACCTCTTCGAGGAGACAGTCCTTTCAGCCATTAAAGCCGGCAAGGTCAAGCGGTTCAATCAGTTCCATCTCTCCGACGATATGGAACAAAAAGACCCGACGTGCAAACCGATCCTTGGCTACAGCCGTTCACTGCTCTATCTTGTTTCGCAGTCGCTCGAACAGGGACGGACAACGCCGATATTGGGCTTGGAAAAATATTTCAACGATATGATGGCATCGAAGCAGTTGGCAAATGTTTATAGTTGGGCGGCGCCAGGCAAGGAGACAAAGAGCACGACTCACGGCGGATTCGACGACGACCAGGTGACGATGAGGAGCGTGATCGCGCTGATGAAGGGGAAATTGTTTTAG
- the purD gene encoding phosphoribosylamine--glycine ligase, with product MKILVVGSGGREHAMVWALARSPRKPTLYAAPGNAGIESLATCVPIKADDVAGLKTFAQSEKIDLTVVGPEAPLALGIVDEFRQSRLKIFGPTKGAARIEASKAFSKEVMASARILTARAQSFDRVASALAYLDQHELPVVVKADGLAQGKGVVVATTHEEARQAVRDSMEYAVFGQAGQRVLIEQFLDGEELTIMAFTDGRTVVPMLPAQDHKRLGDGDAGPNTGGMGAYCPAPLGTVALCEEVAKRVLYPAVQALSRMGCPFHGVLYAGLMVVQGIPYVLEFNARMGDPETQVLLPLLKTDFLEIVEAVVEHRLDQLVVDWHNETAVCVVMTSGGYPGAYEVGRTIHGLPAETNKESMVFHAGTGRTGSEIVTAGGRVLGITGCGKTLAEAQAEAYRVTRMISFQDAHYRTDIAHRAFVRHA from the coding sequence GTGAAAATTCTTGTCGTCGGCAGTGGCGGACGCGAACACGCGATGGTGTGGGCGCTCGCGCGCAGTCCCCGCAAACCTACCTTATACGCTGCGCCAGGCAATGCAGGAATTGAATCGCTCGCAACCTGTGTGCCGATTAAGGCAGATGACGTTGCCGGGCTGAAGACGTTCGCCCAGTCAGAGAAAATCGATCTGACGGTCGTGGGACCCGAAGCTCCGCTCGCGTTGGGCATTGTCGATGAATTTCGCCAGTCAAGGCTGAAAATATTCGGCCCGACGAAAGGCGCAGCACGGATCGAAGCGAGCAAAGCCTTTTCTAAAGAGGTGATGGCCAGCGCGAGAATTCTCACGGCGAGGGCGCAAAGTTTCGATCGGGTTGCCTCTGCCTTGGCCTATCTCGATCAGCATGAACTTCCCGTGGTGGTGAAGGCTGATGGATTGGCGCAAGGGAAGGGGGTGGTGGTTGCAACGACGCATGAAGAGGCGAGACAGGCCGTCCGCGACTCGATGGAGTATGCCGTGTTTGGTCAGGCTGGTCAGCGGGTGTTGATCGAACAGTTTCTGGACGGCGAGGAACTGACGATCATGGCCTTCACGGACGGCCGGACGGTGGTGCCGATGTTGCCGGCGCAAGACCATAAGCGACTAGGCGATGGCGATGCCGGGCCCAATACCGGAGGCATGGGGGCTTATTGTCCTGCGCCTCTAGGCACTGTGGCTTTGTGCGAAGAGGTGGCCAAGCGGGTTCTCTATCCTGCCGTCCAAGCTCTCTCGCGCATGGGTTGTCCGTTTCATGGCGTCTTGTATGCCGGTCTCATGGTCGTGCAAGGGATACCGTACGTTCTAGAGTTTAACGCTCGAATGGGGGACCCGGAGACACAGGTCCTACTGCCCTTACTCAAGACTGATTTCCTGGAGATCGTCGAGGCTGTGGTCGAACATCGGCTCGATCAGCTGGTCGTGGACTGGCATAATGAGACGGCGGTATGCGTCGTGATGACATCGGGAGGCTATCCTGGTGCGTACGAGGTTGGTCGTACGATTCACGGACTGCCCGCTGAGACCAATAAGGAGTCGATGGTGTTTCATGCTGGTACAGGACGTACCGGCAGCGAGATCGTGACGGCCGGGGGCAGGGTCTTGGGGATCACGGGATGTGGAAAGACCCTGGCAGAGGCACAAGCGGAAGCCTATCGCGTGACCCGGATGATTTCATTTCAAGATGCCCACTATCGGACGGATATTGCGCATCGCGCATTTGTGCGCCATGCGTAA
- the purH gene encoding bifunctional phosphoribosylaminoimidazolecarboxamide formyltransferase/IMP cyclohydrolase, with translation MAGIKRALISVSDKTGVVEMAKGLEALGAEILSTGGTAKALRDAGVKVTDVAAYTGSPEILDGRVKTLHPKIHGGLLGRRTVPAHVEQMEQQGIGPIDVVVVNLYPFEATIAKPNCSFEEAIENIDIGGPSMLRSAAKNHEDVLVVVAPADYQRVLDAAKGGTVSHELRRELAMKVFQHTARYDSLIAAYLEKQVQGSETKFPKILSLQFELAETLRYGENPHQLGAFYRELNSNEPSVSRGKILHGKAMSYNNFLDANSALELAKEYDDCAVAIIKHNNPCGAALGTTPMEAYVKARETDPISAFGGVIAFNRAVDLAAAKEITSTFVEVVIAPGFSDDALAELKRKKDLRLLDVGPLTKVKQEGLDLKKLVGGLIVQGRDLGVLTDIRALQVPTMRKPTDEEYAACAFAWKVCKHVKSNAIIYAKPGQTIGIGAGQMSRVDSVKLAAMKAQMPVKGCVMASDAFFPFRDGLDAAAQAGITAVIQPGGSIRDAEIIKAADEHGLAMILTGMRHFRH, from the coding sequence ATGGCCGGCATCAAGCGGGCATTGATAAGTGTTTCAGATAAGACCGGTGTTGTCGAGATGGCCAAGGGACTGGAAGCGCTTGGTGCTGAAATTCTTTCAACCGGCGGAACCGCGAAGGCTCTGCGCGATGCCGGTGTGAAGGTTACGGATGTGGCAGCGTACACTGGTTCGCCGGAGATTCTCGATGGCCGGGTGAAGACGCTCCATCCGAAGATCCATGGGGGGCTGCTCGGTCGGCGGACAGTTCCGGCGCATGTTGAGCAGATGGAGCAGCAGGGGATTGGCCCAATCGACGTCGTCGTGGTCAATCTCTATCCCTTCGAGGCGACGATCGCGAAACCGAATTGTTCATTTGAAGAGGCCATTGAGAATATCGACATCGGCGGCCCATCGATGTTGCGGTCCGCCGCCAAAAACCACGAAGATGTTCTGGTGGTCGTGGCCCCGGCCGATTACCAGCGTGTGCTCGATGCGGCAAAGGGCGGGACTGTGTCGCACGAACTACGGCGCGAGCTGGCGATGAAGGTGTTTCAACATACGGCCCGCTACGACAGTCTCATTGCCGCCTATCTCGAAAAGCAGGTTCAGGGTAGCGAAACCAAGTTCCCGAAAATATTGTCGCTGCAATTCGAGTTGGCGGAGACACTTCGCTATGGCGAGAATCCGCACCAGTTGGGTGCGTTCTACCGCGAACTGAATTCCAACGAACCGTCGGTCTCGCGGGGGAAAATCCTGCATGGCAAAGCCATGTCGTACAACAATTTTCTCGATGCGAACTCGGCGCTCGAACTCGCCAAAGAGTATGACGACTGTGCCGTGGCGATCATCAAGCACAACAATCCCTGTGGCGCTGCGCTTGGGACCACGCCGATGGAAGCCTATGTGAAGGCTCGCGAGACCGATCCGATCTCTGCATTTGGAGGCGTGATTGCCTTTAATCGGGCGGTAGATCTGGCGGCTGCCAAAGAGATTACCTCTACGTTTGTCGAGGTCGTCATTGCGCCTGGTTTTTCAGATGATGCGCTGGCAGAGCTGAAGCGGAAGAAAGATCTGAGACTGCTGGATGTCGGCCCGCTCACGAAAGTGAAGCAGGAGGGCCTCGATCTGAAGAAACTCGTCGGCGGGTTGATTGTGCAGGGTCGGGATTTGGGTGTGCTGACGGATATACGCGCCTTGCAAGTCCCGACGATGCGTAAACCGACGGATGAGGAATACGCAGCCTGTGCCTTCGCCTGGAAGGTCTGCAAGCATGTCAAGTCGAACGCGATTATCTATGCCAAGCCGGGCCAGACGATCGGGATCGGTGCCGGCCAGATGAGCCGGGTCGATTCCGTCAAGCTCGCGGCAATGAAGGCGCAAATGCCGGTGAAGGGCTGCGTGATGGCATCGGATGCCTTCTTTCCCTTCCGTGATGGACTGGATGCGGCAGCGCAAGCCGGGATTACGGCGGTCATACAGCCTGGGGGTTCGATCCGTGATGCTGAGATCATCAAGGCCGCGGATGAACATGGGCTCGCGATGATCCTCACGGGCATGCGCCACTTCCGCCACTAA
- a CDS encoding OmpA family protein: MMRAAILAAGAVALTILAFLCLPRDLPPPAASTSPVPASFHAQLEQGTLTLRGSLPTQRSKAAILQRAKELYGATPGRVVDKLSVDTGVGPAAWVDNVPKALPILGHMTERGSIIIDGRSVVLSGRVNSDRAKATLLRDVAPLTQTGLTLEDHTLAVQGPVQAPVQTPASSLQKKLNEVLSHASIEFDSNTATITPRSRATLDQLVTLLRRAPHTTIEIGGHTDRYGQADYNLHLSRLRAEAVRRYFISHGLTNQFTSVGYGASRPLSAAETRAGLQHNRRIELRVKGVGDL, encoded by the coding sequence ATGATGCGTGCAGCGATTCTTGCCGCAGGCGCTGTTGCACTGACCATCCTTGCCTTCCTCTGTCTTCCACGCGACCTTCCCCCACCTGCAGCATCGACCTCCCCTGTCCCTGCCAGTTTCCATGCGCAATTAGAACAGGGAACCCTGACTCTCCGTGGCTCGCTCCCCACTCAGCGCAGTAAGGCAGCAATCCTTCAGCGCGCGAAAGAACTCTATGGAGCAACTCCTGGCCGTGTCGTCGATAAGTTATCAGTGGATACGGGAGTAGGTCCCGCAGCCTGGGTCGACAATGTTCCCAAGGCTCTCCCCATATTAGGCCACATGACAGAACGTGGTTCTATCATCATCGATGGGCGCTCGGTCGTCCTCAGTGGCCGAGTGAACAGTGACCGTGCCAAAGCCACCCTGCTCCGGGATGTGGCTCCTCTGACACAGACAGGACTCACGCTGGAAGATCATACTCTGGCGGTTCAAGGACCGGTACAGGCTCCGGTCCAGACCCCCGCCTCATCGCTCCAAAAGAAGTTGAACGAGGTTCTCTCTCATGCCTCAATAGAGTTTGATTCAAATACCGCAACCATAACCCCCCGCAGCCGCGCCACATTGGACCAGTTGGTCACGCTCTTACGCCGGGCCCCCCATACCACGATTGAGATTGGAGGCCATACAGACCGCTACGGGCAGGCGGACTATAATCTTCATCTCAGCCGACTTCGCGCCGAGGCCGTGCGTCGTTACTTCATCAGCCACGGCCTCACCAATCAGTTTACATCCGTCGGCTATGGCGCCTCACGACCATTATCGGCAGCAGAAACGCGGGCCGGCCTTCAACACAATCGTCGCATCGAATTGCGAGTAAAAGGAGTTGGCGACCTATGA
- a CDS encoding acetyl-CoA carboxylase carboxyltransferase subunit alpha, with the protein MHDYLEFEKPIREIEEKIEKLATAPAGKSQDEIRKLRIKLAQVEHSLYSKLTPWQRTQLARHPQRPSTLDYIGFLFRDFLELHGDRSFGDDRAIVGGFATYNDRSIMVIGHQKGKTLKERMQRNFGMPNPEGYRKALRLMKMAEKFGRPIVTFIDTPGAYPGIGAEERGQAEAIARNLFVMSRLAVPIISIVIGEGGSGGALALGVSDRILMLEHGVYSVISPEGCAAILWDDPAKVPDAASALKMTAKDLVDLHIVDEVIPEPLGGAHRDLNAITERIAKSLSNQLAQLNDLPLPQLLAQRDQKYRSIGTVNGLAAAVR; encoded by the coding sequence ATGCACGATTATCTCGAATTTGAAAAGCCGATTCGCGAGATCGAAGAAAAGATCGAAAAACTGGCAACCGCTCCTGCCGGAAAATCGCAGGATGAAATCCGTAAGCTGCGGATCAAACTGGCTCAGGTCGAGCATAGCCTTTATAGCAAACTGACTCCCTGGCAGCGAACGCAACTCGCCCGTCACCCCCAACGACCCAGTACCCTCGATTACATCGGTTTTCTATTTAGGGATTTCCTTGAACTCCATGGCGACCGTTCATTCGGCGATGATCGTGCCATTGTCGGAGGCTTTGCCACATACAACGATCGGTCGATCATGGTTATCGGCCATCAAAAAGGGAAGACCCTCAAAGAACGGATGCAACGAAACTTTGGAATGCCGAACCCCGAGGGCTATCGAAAAGCCTTACGCCTGATGAAGATGGCCGAAAAGTTTGGGCGCCCGATCGTGACCTTTATCGACACGCCTGGCGCCTACCCTGGCATCGGGGCAGAAGAGCGCGGCCAAGCTGAAGCCATCGCCCGCAATTTATTTGTAATGTCCCGTCTCGCAGTCCCGATTATTTCCATCGTGATCGGCGAAGGAGGCAGCGGCGGAGCACTGGCATTAGGCGTTTCTGATCGTATCCTGATGTTGGAACATGGTGTCTATTCAGTTATCTCGCCGGAAGGCTGTGCCGCCATATTGTGGGATGACCCGGCGAAAGTTCCCGATGCCGCCTCTGCCCTGAAGATGACAGCGAAAGATCTCGTCGATCTCCATATCGTCGATGAAGTGATTCCGGAACCCCTCGGGGGAGCCCATCGGGATCTCAATGCCATCACCGAACGTATCGCCAAGTCCCTCAGCAACCAGCTTGCCCAACTCAATGACCTTCCTCTCCCTCAACTGCTGGCACAACGTGACCAGAAATACCGATCCATCGGAACTGTCAACGGACTCGCTGCCGCTGTTCGATAA